In Tenrec ecaudatus isolate mTenEca1 unplaced genomic scaffold, mTenEca1.hap1 Scaffold_457, whole genome shotgun sequence, one genomic interval encodes:
- the LOC142436606 gene encoding thyrotropin-releasing hormone-degrading ectoenzyme-like, protein MALDGERGEQEEEKEKKKKKKKRRKKKRAEEGAAENRSPSQATMGEAAAAAPRPGGRGPSDPWADSVGVRPRTTERHITVHKRLVLAFAVSLVALLAVTMLAVLLSLRFDECGAPGADGGPAGSPARDRNASLPGAAPHNHPAGEGSAPSEAAGQATPATPSARPPSEEEREPRRPWTQLRLSGHLKPLHYNLMLTAFMENFTFAGEVNVEIACRNATRYVVLHASRVAVEKVQVAEDRVAGAVPVAGFFLYPQTQVLVVVLNRTLDAQRNYNLKIIYNALIENELLGFFRSSYVLHGERRCGCMQDPTPSEEDPGTTPSI, encoded by the coding sequence ATGGCCCTGGACGGCGAGcggggggagcaggaggaggagaaggaaaagaagaagaagaaaaagaagaggaggaagaagaagagggcagaggagggggccGCGGAGAACCGCTCACCTTCGCAGGCCACCATGGGggaggccgccgccgccgcgccccgGCCGGGCGGCAGGGGGCCCTCGGACCCGTGGGCGGACTCGGTGGGCGTGCGACCCCGCACCACGGAGCGCCACATCACGGTGCACAAACGGCTCGTGCTGGCCTTCGCCGTGTCCCTCGTGGCGCTGCTCGCCGTCACCATGCTCGCCGTGCTGCTCAGCTTGCGGTTCGACGAGTGCGGCGCGCCCGGCGCCGACGGCGGCCCCGCGGGCTCCCCCGCGCGTGACCGCAACGCCAGCCTCCCGGGAGCCGCCCCGCACAACCACCCCGCGGGCGAGGGCTCGGCGCCGTCCGAAGCGGCCGGCCAGGCGACGCCGGCGACCCCGTCCGCCCGGCCACCATCGGAGGAGGAGCGCGAGCCGCGGCGCCCCTGGACCCAGTTGCGCTTGTCGGGCCACCTCAAGCCGCTGCACTACAATCTGATGCTCACCGCCTTCATGGAGAACTTCACCTTCGCCGGCGAGGTGAACGTGGAGATAGCGTGCCGGAACGCCACCCGCTACGTCGTGCTGCACGCCTCCCGGGTGGCCGTCGAGAAGGTGCAGGTGGCCGAGGACCGCGTGGCTGGGGCCGTGCCCGTGGCCGGCTTTTTCCTCTACCCACAGACCCAGGTCTTGGTGGTGGTGCTGAACCGGACCTTGGACGCCCAGAGGAATTACAACCTGAAGATCATCTACAATGCCCTCATTGAAAACGAGCTCCTGGGCTTCTTCCGCAGCTCCTATGTGCTCCACGGGGAGAGAAG